One Pempheris klunzingeri isolate RE-2024b chromosome 22, fPemKlu1.hap1, whole genome shotgun sequence DNA segment encodes these proteins:
- the LOC139221544 gene encoding tetraspanin-7-like, whose protein sequence is MSFALPYGSLSARPSPSRRSLDWEREQLAVRRLSSPRGLDLLTPPPLPRRPSAIPGYLLSPYQEQEEQLHEQHQRLSLSMCSEASLAPPAPPPVGAATPCCRPVGVMHLLRLGLLAFSCLFWAAGLAIFTLGVWAQISLADYMLLSANRYPNAPLILLSTGAAVTAWGFLGCLGVAANLPCVLRAYGFFQFAALIAGLAAGLSGLFYREDIAGGFRSGLQRAVAGYTEDEGRADALDSLQRALECCGAEGWRDWLTSDWAIQHMTFLPAENSTAVSLPDSCCMRRKGCKNRPLLSDDAEGVTAAGIHPHGCFRKVFSLVNDNVFHIAATVLGLAFIQIGGIALACLLANKLAPRQHRRVVAH, encoded by the coding sequence ATGAGCTTTGCATTACCTTACGGCTCTCTGTCAGCTCGGCCGAGTCCCAGCAGACGATCTCTGGACTGGGAACGTGAGCAGTTGGCTGTGCGACGACTTTCCTCTCCACGGGGTCTCGACCTGCTcactccacctcctcttcctcgacGACCCTCTGCGATCCCTGGCTACCTGCTGTCACCCTACCAAGAGCAGGAAGAGCAGCTCCACGAGCAGCATCAGCGGCTATCCCTGTCCATGTGCTCAGAGGCCTCCCTGGCGCCCCCTGCACCTCCACCTGTGGGCGCTGCCACACCTTGTTGCCGCCCAGTGGGAGTCATGCATCTCCTGCGCCTGGGTCTGCTGGCCTTCAGCTGCCTCTTCTGGGCAGCCGGCTTGGCCATCTTCACCCTGGGTGTGTGGGCACAGATTTCACTGGCAGACTAcatgctgctgtctgcaaaTCGCTATCCCAATGCCCCACTCATCCTTCTGTCCACAGGTGCTGCCGTCACCGCCTGGGGATTTCTGGGTTGCCTAGGGGTGGCTGCAAACCTGCCCTGCGTTCTTAGAGCTTACGGGTTCTTTCAATTTGCTGCGCTTATAGCCGGTTTGGCAGCTGGACTCTCAGGTCTCTTCTATCGTGAAGACATTGCCGGAGGATTTCGCAGCGGCTTACAGCGAGCAGTGGCCGGCTACACCGAGGATGAAGGCCGTGCCGATGCATTAGACAGCCTGCAGAGAGCCCTGGAGTGTTGTGGAGCTGAGGGTTGGCGTGACTGGCTCACTTCGGACTGGGCTATCCAACATATGACCTTTCTGCCCGCCGAGAACAGCACAGCAGTGTCTCTGCCGGACAGCTGCTGCATGAGGCGCAAGGGCTGCAAGAATCGGCCTCTTCTGTCAGATGATGCTGAAGGAGTGACAGCTGCAGGAATCCATCCACACGGCTGCTTCCGCAAAGTCTTTAGTTTGGTCAACGACAACGTCTTCCACATTGCCGCCACTGTGTTAGGATTGGCCTTCATACAGATCGGAGGCATTGCCCTGGCTTGTCTGCTGGCTAACAAACTGGCACCAAGACAACATCGACGCGTGGTGGCACATTAA